Proteins from a genomic interval of Actinoalloteichus hymeniacidonis:
- a CDS encoding ribose-phosphate diphosphokinase: MSPKPGTPKKNLMLFSGRAYPELADEVAKYLNVSVTPQSAYDFASGEIFVRFEESVRGSDAFVLQSHTAPINQWVMEQLIMVDALKRASAKRITVIMPFYPYARQDKKHRGREPISARLIADMFKTAGADRIMTMDLHTAQIQGFFDGPVDHLLAQNLLAEHVATTYADEQLTVVSPDAGRVRLAEKWADQLGGRPIAFIHKTRDPFKPNQAVANRIVGEVKGRLCVVIDDMIDTGGTIVKAVDALLEAGASDVIIAATHGVLSAPATERLANCGAKEVLFTNTLPIPEEKRFPTMTVLSIAPLLARAIQAVFEDDSVTSLFGGNA, from the coding sequence ATGAGCCCGAAACCGGGAACACCGAAGAAGAACCTGATGCTTTTCAGCGGGCGGGCCTACCCGGAGCTGGCGGACGAGGTCGCCAAGTACCTCAACGTCTCGGTGACCCCGCAATCCGCCTACGACTTCGCCAGCGGCGAGATCTTCGTGCGCTTCGAGGAGTCGGTGCGTGGTTCGGACGCCTTCGTCCTGCAGAGCCACACCGCGCCCATCAATCAGTGGGTGATGGAGCAGCTCATCATGGTGGACGCGCTGAAGCGAGCGAGCGCCAAGCGCATCACGGTGATCATGCCGTTCTACCCCTATGCGCGGCAGGACAAGAAGCACCGGGGCCGGGAGCCGATCTCGGCGCGGTTGATCGCGGACATGTTCAAGACCGCGGGCGCCGACCGGATCATGACCATGGACCTGCACACCGCGCAGATCCAGGGTTTCTTCGACGGACCGGTCGACCACCTGCTCGCGCAGAACCTGTTGGCCGAGCATGTCGCAACCACCTATGCCGACGAGCAGCTCACGGTGGTCTCACCCGACGCGGGCCGGGTCCGGCTCGCGGAGAAGTGGGCCGACCAGCTCGGTGGCAGGCCGATCGCCTTCATTCACAAGACGCGAGACCCGTTCAAGCCGAATCAGGCCGTGGCCAACCGAATCGTCGGCGAGGTCAAGGGCAGGCTCTGCGTGGTGATCGACGACATGATCGACACCGGCGGAACGATCGTGAAGGCGGTGGACGCGCTGCTGGAGGCGGGCGCCTCCGACGTGATCATCGCCGCCACGCATGGCGTGCTTTCCGCGCCTGCGACCGAGCGGCTGGCCAACTGTGGGGCCAAGGAGGTGTTGTTCACCAACACCCTGCCCATCCCCGAGGAGAAGCGCTTCCCGACCATGACGGTGCTGTCCATCGCGCCGTTGCTGGCCAGGGCGATCCAGGCGGTGTTCGAGGACGACTCCGTGACGAGCCTGTTCGGCGGCAACGCCTGA
- a CDS encoding Nramp family divalent metal transporter — translation MSADVEPAQAVPPQGWRARLRQVGPGIMAAATGVGAGDLVATLVAGSRFGYTLFWAVIVGTIFKIALAEATGRWHVTSGRTILSGWRQLGRWALGYFGIYAAIWGFVYGATAMSASALPLNALFPVLDVRYWGIICGLLGLVIVWFGRYAVLERIMTIFVGIMFVTVVGTAILVVPNMTALTAGVAPVLPEGSLIYVLGLIGGVGGTITMASYGYWTMAKGWRTPKWLGMMRFDNIVGYVTTGVFVASMLIVGAELLRGFDIQSGDGGLLTLADVLAADYGQWARIPFLVGFFAVAFSSVIGVWNGVSLLVSDWWRVWRLRKHESEKVDDEQHYDQFAGPKTKMYKGYLLWLTFPPMALLFLDQPFQLVIVYGVLGALFMPFLAGTLMVLLNSKKLDKQYRSRWLSNTLLGICVLLFAVIAINQLIGIFTG, via the coding sequence CGTGCTCGCCTACGCCAAGTCGGCCCGGGCATCATGGCCGCCGCCACGGGCGTGGGAGCCGGTGACCTGGTCGCGACCCTCGTCGCGGGATCCCGCTTCGGCTACACACTCTTCTGGGCCGTCATCGTCGGCACGATCTTCAAGATCGCCTTGGCCGAGGCCACCGGACGATGGCACGTGACCTCCGGCCGAACGATCCTCTCCGGCTGGCGCCAGCTGGGCCGATGGGCGCTCGGATACTTCGGTATCTACGCCGCGATCTGGGGTTTCGTCTACGGCGCGACCGCGATGTCGGCCTCGGCCCTGCCACTCAACGCCCTGTTCCCGGTGCTCGACGTCCGGTATTGGGGAATCATCTGCGGTCTGCTCGGCCTGGTGATCGTGTGGTTCGGCCGCTACGCAGTCCTCGAACGGATCATGACGATCTTCGTCGGGATCATGTTCGTCACCGTGGTCGGCACGGCGATCCTCGTGGTGCCGAACATGACGGCGCTCACCGCGGGCGTGGCGCCGGTCCTGCCGGAGGGTTCGTTGATCTACGTCCTCGGGTTGATCGGTGGCGTCGGCGGCACCATCACCATGGCCTCCTACGGCTACTGGACGATGGCCAAGGGCTGGCGGACGCCCAAGTGGCTGGGCATGATGCGGTTCGACAACATCGTCGGCTACGTCACCACCGGTGTCTTCGTCGCCTCGATGCTCATCGTGGGCGCCGAGCTGCTGCGTGGCTTCGACATCCAGAGCGGTGACGGCGGCCTGCTGACCCTGGCCGACGTCCTCGCCGCTGACTACGGCCAGTGGGCCCGCATCCCGTTCCTCGTCGGGTTCTTCGCCGTGGCGTTCAGCTCGGTGATCGGCGTGTGGAACGGTGTCAGCCTGCTGGTCAGCGACTGGTGGCGGGTGTGGCGGCTCCGCAAGCACGAGAGCGAGAAGGTCGATGACGAACAGCACTACGACCAGTTCGCCGGCCCGAAGACCAAGATGTACAAGGGCTACCTGCTCTGGCTGACCTTCCCACCGATGGCGCTGCTGTTCCTGGACCAGCCGTTCCAGCTGGTCATCGTCTATGGGGTGCTCGGTGCGCTGTTCATGCCATTCCTGGCAGGCACGCTGATGGTGCTGCTGAACTCGAAGAAGCTCGACAAGCAGTACCGCTCGCGGTGGTTGTCCAACACGCTGCTGGGCATCTGCGTGCTGCTGTTCGCGGTGATCGCCATCAACCAGTTGATCGGCATCTTCACCGGCTGA
- the glmU gene encoding bifunctional UDP-N-acetylglucosamine diphosphorylase/glucosamine-1-phosphate N-acetyltransferase GlmU gives MLQGGPAPRVPSGEPTGPISTVVLAAGEGTRMRSKTPKVLHQIAGRALVEHAVHAAFGVDPEHLVVVVGHGREQVTERLDAVARDTGRQVATAVQEEQKGTGHAVGCALAALPAGLTGIVLVSYGDVPLLDSDTLVSLLTEHGTAGNAVTVLTSELADPTGYGRVLRDADGSVTGIVEQKDATEAQRAITEINSGVYAFDAEVLRDALGRLGTDNAQGELYLTDVLGIARGDGRRVGASRCSDPWLVEGVNDRVQLAKLGVELNRRLVERWMRAGVTMVDPASVWLDVEVELARDVVLEPGVRLRGRTRVAEGAVIGPDTDLTDTVIGAGATVIRTHGREAEIAEQATVGPFAYLRPGARLGANGKIGTFVEVKNSDIGAGSKVPHLSYVGDATIGEQSNIGAASVFVNYDGIAKHRSVVGSHVRTGSDNMFVAPVTVGDGAYTGAGTVLRRDVPPGALAVSGGPQRNIEDWVIRRRPGTAAAEAATEAKEAAAKESGDAEQG, from the coding sequence ATGCTCCAGGGCGGCCCAGCTCCCCGAGTTCCCTCCGGCGAGCCCACCGGCCCGATCAGCACCGTCGTCCTCGCCGCGGGTGAAGGAACCCGTATGCGCTCGAAGACGCCGAAGGTGCTGCATCAGATCGCCGGACGGGCCCTCGTGGAACATGCGGTCCACGCCGCCTTCGGCGTCGATCCCGAGCATCTCGTGGTCGTCGTCGGACACGGCAGGGAGCAGGTGACCGAACGTCTCGACGCCGTCGCTCGCGACACGGGCAGGCAGGTGGCCACGGCGGTGCAGGAGGAGCAGAAGGGCACCGGCCACGCGGTCGGTTGCGCGCTCGCCGCGCTGCCCGCCGGTCTCACCGGGATCGTGCTGGTGAGCTACGGCGACGTGCCGCTGCTGGACTCCGACACGCTGGTTTCACTGCTGACCGAACACGGCACGGCAGGCAACGCCGTCACGGTCCTCACCTCGGAGCTCGCCGACCCGACCGGGTACGGCCGAGTGCTGCGGGACGCCGATGGCAGCGTGACCGGCATCGTCGAGCAGAAGGACGCCACCGAGGCCCAGCGGGCCATCACCGAGATCAACTCGGGGGTGTACGCCTTCGACGCCGAGGTGTTGCGCGATGCCCTCGGCAGGCTGGGCACCGACAACGCCCAGGGCGAGCTCTACCTCACCGACGTGCTGGGCATCGCCAGGGGCGACGGACGCCGGGTCGGGGCCTCGCGCTGCTCGGACCCGTGGTTGGTCGAGGGCGTGAACGACCGGGTGCAGCTGGCGAAATTGGGTGTCGAGCTCAACCGCAGGCTGGTGGAACGCTGGATGCGGGCGGGCGTCACGATGGTCGACCCGGCCTCGGTGTGGCTGGACGTCGAGGTCGAGCTGGCCAGGGACGTGGTGCTCGAACCGGGGGTCCGGCTGCGTGGTCGCACCCGGGTCGCCGAGGGCGCGGTCATCGGACCGGACACCGACCTCACCGACACGGTGATCGGCGCGGGCGCCACGGTGATCCGTACCCATGGCCGGGAGGCCGAGATCGCCGAGCAGGCCACGGTCGGCCCGTTCGCCTATCTCCGGCCCGGCGCACGGCTCGGTGCGAACGGAAAGATCGGCACCTTCGTCGAGGTGAAGAATTCCGACATCGGCGCGGGCAGCAAGGTTCCGCACCTGAGCTACGTCGGCGATGCCACGATCGGCGAGCAGAGCAACATCGGCGCGGCCAGCGTGTTCGTGAACTACGACGGCATCGCCAAGCACCGCAGCGTGGTGGGCTCCCATGTCCGCACCGGCTCGGACAACATGTTCGTCGCCCCGGTGACGGTCGGCGATGGCGCCTACACCGGCGCGGGCACGGTGCTCCGGCGCGATGTACCGCCCGGCGCGTTGGCCGTCTCCGGTGGTCCGCAGCGCAACATCGAGGACTGGGTGATCCGACGCAGGCCGGGAACGGCTGCGGCCGAGGCGGCGACCGAGGCGAAGGAAGCCGCGGCGAAGGAGAGCGGCGACGCCGAACAGGGCTGA